The following is a genomic window from Elusimicrobiales bacterium.
CCACACCGGCGGAATGTTCCGCGCGCTTGAAGCGGCGCTGGGCATGTCCAATCCGGGAGGGCGGCTGGCCGTGGCGCTCTACAACAAAACGCCGGCGGCGCCGTTCTGGACCGCCATGAAAAAGTTTTACAATTTCCACCCGGCGGCGCGTCCGTTCATGGAGGCCGCCTGGGGAACCGCCGCCTGCGCGGCTTACGCGGCGCGGCGCGGGACACTGAACCTGCGGCGCGAGCGCGGCATGAATGTCTTCTACGACGCGGTTGACTGGATAGGCGGCTGGCCATACGAATGCGCCTCTTTTGCCGAAATACAATCCTTCATGGAAGCGCGCGGCGCCGTTTTGGAAAAAGAGGTTACCCGGCTTGCAATCCCCTCCGGCAAGGGCCTGCTGGCGAAAATATCCCCTTCCTGCACCGGCTGCAACGAATTTCTGTTCAGACGCTAAAACACCATGCAGGGAGACGGTTGAGAACAATGCCATGTTTATGACGGAGCGTAAAAACATGTGGATGACAGCAATCGCAATTGCTGCTTTCCTCTGTGCGCAACCGCGGACCGTTTGTGGTTCAGAAAACGCCAGCGGCGAAAGGCCATCTGTGCGCATTGACGAAAACAGTGTGCCGCGTTTGCTTGGCGGCCCCAATGCGGAAATTCAAACTGTCCGCGCGGAAGTTGTCTCTAAAAAAGAAGCCGAAGCCGCCGAAGCTGAGCTTCGGGAGTACAGGGAGAAAATCCTTCAATCGCCGTTCGCATTTTACCTGGGAACACTGCCTGCTGTATATATCAAGAGCATGCCTTCTGCCAGTTCGGAAACTATCAGGGGCGGAAAGGTGAGCCATTTCACCGACAGGGAATTAAATCCGCCATTCAAGATAGGTTTGCCTGCCAAGGGATTTGTCAACGGCAAAATAACTTATAAAGGAAAAATGACCGGACTTGCCTGCGTTGATACTAGTGAATTCATGGCCGAGTTTACCCCCAAGCCCAAAGCCGACGGCAGGGGATTTTTCAATAATGAAACACAGTTGTTTGTGCTGTCGCAATCCGCGCCCGCGCTGAAGCAATGGCGGGAACTTTCCTCCGCCGAATGTACTGAAATAACCGGCAGCGAATTGGCGAAACTAAAAAAAGCCGTCATAGAATTTTACAGCGCATCACCGGAAAAAATTGGAGACTTTGACTGGGAAAATGACACGAAACTGACGATGATGGAATACATGCGCAAGAAACTTTCCATCAAAGCATGGCGTTTTCAGGCGAAGGGGGCGGCTCCGCTTGTCGTGCTGAACGGATTTTCCGGCAAGACTCCTTCTTTTATGGCGATAGCCGACGGCGGCAAAATAAACCAATTTTTGTCCCGGCACTCGCTTGAGCAGGCTGTTAA
Proteins encoded in this region:
- a CDS encoding class I SAM-dependent methyltransferase, translated to MSDPRFSFGRNWLNFAANAVDDSVIEDSRRSLLRFLPAEDFQGRIFVDAGCGSGIFSLAALRLGAAKAVSFDYDAQSVEAATLVRSRFGADMAARWDIFRGDILAPGLNIKGDIVYSWGVLHHTGGMFRALEAALGMSNPGGRLAVALYNKTPAAPFWTAMKKFYNFHPAARPFMEAAWGTAACAAYAARRGTLNLRRERGMNVFYDAVDWIGGWPYECASFAEIQSFMEARGAVLEKEVTRLAIPSGKGLLAKISPSCTGCNEFLFRR